In Lotus japonicus ecotype B-129 chromosome 5, LjGifu_v1.2, one genomic interval encodes:
- the LOC130720335 gene encoding kinesin-like protein KIN-10A, with protein sequence MAPTPSSKSNHFTMLKTPQSKHRLNFNGVKAPLSHPSPNHNPNPNSGPHEHPIEVIARIRDYPDRKDKPLPVLQTNSQSRSIRVRADFGYRDFTLDGVSVSEEEDLDSFYKKFVESRISGVKLGEKCTIMMYGPTGSGKSHTMFGCSKQAGIVYRSLRDILGDGDSDGDGDGESKGFSLGVGTFVQVTVLEIYNEEIYDLLSTNGGGGGGGFGFGWPKGSGSKVKLEVMGKKAKNATYISGNEAGKISKEIQKVEKRRIVKSTLCNDRSSRSHCMVILDVPTVGGRLMLVDMAGSENIEQAGQSGFEAKMQTAKINQGNTALKRVVESIANGDSHVPFRDSKLTMLLQDSFEDDKSKILMILCASPDPKEIHKTISTLEYGAKAKCIVRGPHTPPVKDEDSSSAVIMGSRIAAMDEFIMKLQMENKLREKERNEAHKKLMKKEEEVAALRAKLEVTVGKGIPPSEEEINLKVNERTRLLRQELEKKLEECQRMTNEFVEYERKRMEERILQQQEEVEILRKRLEEIELQLCSSSRRTEENEPKDVESSGFARRLMRIYKSEEDPGMVKSMDLDMDDQEPVAREVNIVGGVMCRSGYNVVQDFSNQLCPNILNGAQEDTYASAPNFGQRAGLSTVYEEEEEVEEEQDQEDKGEEDEEVEKEVIEEKRVCSVDKPSAASPFAIHSRSPKREDHSFKGNSVDDKENGSRLLRIQNIFTLCGNQRELSQHIGTPVPSKKRSDETLDLKFSPVKDSVLKVSNKENMGPHNVVGN encoded by the exons ATGGCTCCAACACCATCTTCCAAATCAAACCATTTCACCATGTTGAAGACTCCACAGTCCAAGCATCGGTTGAACTTCAATGGCGTCAAAGCTCCACTTTCACACCCATCTCCCAATCACAACCCTAACCCTAATTCTGGTCCTCATGAACACCCCATTGAGGTTATTGCGAGAATCCGTGACTACCCAGATCGGAAAGATAAGCCATTACCGGTTCTTCAGACGAATTCCCAATCGAGGTCGATTAGGGTTCGTGCGGATTTTGGGTATCGGGATTTTACTCTTGATGGGGTTTCAGTGTCGGAGGAAGAGGATTTAGATTCGTTTTATAAGAAATTTGTGGAGTCAAGGATCAGTGGGGTTAAGCTGGGGGAGAAATGTACTATCATGATGTATGGGCCAACTGGGTCTGGGAAGAGTCATACTATGTTCGGGTGTTCGAAGCAGGCGGGGATTGTGTATCGGTCGTTGAGGGATATTCTTGGAGACGGGGATTCGGATGGTGATGGAGATGGTGAGTCTAAAGGGTTTAGTCTTGGTGTGGGGACTTTTGTTCAGGTTACTGTTTTGGAGATTTATAATGAGGAGATTTATGATCTTTTGTCTACCAAtggaggtggtggcggtggaggatTTGGATTCGGGTGGCCTAAAGGCAGTGGTTCAAAG GTGAAACTTGAAGTGATGGGGAAAAAGGCAAAGAATGCAACCTATATATCTGGAAATGAAGCCGGGAAGATCTCAAAAGAAATTCAGAAAGTGGAGAAACGAAGGATTGTTAAAAGCACGCTTTGTAATGACAGGAGTTCTAGAAGTCACTGCATG GTTATCCTTGATGTTCCAACTGTGGGAGGGAGGCTAATGCTTGTAGACATGGCAGGTTCAGAAAATATTGAACAAGCTGGTCAAAGTGGATTTGAGGCCAAAATGCAG ACTGCAAAAATCAATCAAGGAAATACAGCACTGAAGAGAGTGGTCGAGTCCATTGCAAATGGTGATTCACATGTACCTTTTAGGGACAGCAAACTTACCATGCTTCTGCAG GATtcctttgaagatgacaagTCAAAAATTCTAATGATATTGTGTGCAAGTCCCGATCCTAAGGAGATACATAAGACAATCTCTACACTTGAATATGGAGCCAAAGCAAAATGTATAGTTCGTGGCCCTCATACACCCCCAGTCAAGGATGAGGATTCTTCTTCTGCTGTTATCATGGGGTCAAGAATTGCTGCAATGGATGAATTTATCATGAAGCTTCAAATGGAAAACAAGCTAAGAGAGAAAGAGCGGAATGAAGCGCACAAAAAGCTTAtgaagaaagaggaagaagttgCTGCGCTAAGAGCTAAACTGGAAGTGACTGTAGGCAAAGGAATTCCTCCAAGTGAGGAGGAGATTAACCTCAAGGTAAATGAACGAACCCGGCTTCTGAGACAAGAGTTGGAAAAGAAGTTGGAAGAGTGCCAAAGAATGACTAATGAGTTTGTTGAATATGAGAGGAAGAGAATGGAAGAAAGGATATTGCAGCAGCAGGAGGAAGTTGAAATTCTGAGGAAGAGGCTGGAAGAAATCGAGTTGCAGCTATGTAGTTCTTCAAGGCGTACCGAGGAAAACGAACCAAAAGATGTGGAGTCAAGTGGGTTCGCAAGAAGGCTGATGCGTATTTACAAAAGTGAGGAGGATCCTGGAATGGTGAAATCAATGGATTTGGACATGGATGATCAAGAACCTGTTGCGCGTGAGGTGAACATTGTGGGTGGAGTTATGTGCAGGAGTGGTTACAATGTTGTGCAAGACTTCTCAAATCAACTTTGTCCAAACATTCTGAATGGTGCACAAGAAGATACTTATGCTTCTGCACCAAACTTTGGTCAAAGAGCAGGTCTCAGTACAGTGtatgaagaagaggaggaagtagaagaagaacaggatcaagaagacaaaggagaagaagatgaggaagtgGAGAAAGAAGTCATAGAGGAAAAGAGGGTATGTTCTGTTGACAAGCCTAGTGCTGCTAGCCCTTTTGCAATTCATAGCAGAAGTCCAAAGAGAGAGGATCATAGTTTCAAGGGAAATTCAGTGGATGACAAGGAAAATGGATCTAGACTACTGAGAATTCAAAATATATTCACTCTTTGTGGGAACCAAAGAGAGCTGTCCCAGCACATTGGAACCCCAGTACCTTCAAAAAAGAGGTCTGATGAAACTCTTGATCTCAAGTTTTCTCCTGTGAAGGATTCTGTTTTGAAAGTCTCCAACAAGGAGAACATGGGACCTCATAATGTTGTGGGAAATTAG